From Pseudanabaena sp. PCC 6802, one genomic window encodes:
- a CDS encoding glycosyltransferase family 4 protein, with protein MPINSDSTNKTVDRLFVYTPNLLDRQYLKFARRYYGYLKKTPALSSDLFCPPGMRSWFSQVLDRVSPNFILMNYAYWDKLIDHRKLADIPRLIETHDLVTLNSKMQKELSRYFPRNMDSISLDQINDEILREDFFEALNLEAEREEFDIYNRYSTTIAITPREADIIRDRTSNTHVVSIPMMQKPVSIENSYSGPAIFPVGPNSFNLQGYIYFLKKVLPKVMQQIPSFRLQVTGSFGSHISVEHVDGVVFSGFIPDLTATYKQSSFLICPVFGGTGQPVKIVEAMAHGLPVVALKDAAKRSPMRHQFNGLVANNSEEFSEYVIQLWQDRNLCRQLGNAARETIASECSQDLLCDSLARVFR; from the coding sequence TTGCCAATAAATAGCGATTCGACAAATAAGACAGTAGATCGGTTATTTGTTTATACGCCAAATTTATTAGATCGCCAGTACCTTAAATTTGCGCGTCGCTACTATGGTTACTTGAAGAAAACTCCAGCTCTTAGTTCAGATCTATTTTGTCCCCCAGGTATGCGATCGTGGTTTTCTCAAGTTTTAGATCGAGTTAGCCCTAATTTCATTTTAATGAACTATGCCTACTGGGATAAGCTGATCGATCATCGGAAGTTAGCGGATATACCCCGCTTAATCGAAACTCACGATCTAGTTACGCTAAACTCCAAAATGCAAAAGGAATTGTCTCGTTATTTCCCCCGTAACATGGACTCTATTAGTCTTGACCAAATAAACGACGAAATTTTGCGAGAAGATTTCTTTGAAGCATTAAATCTAGAAGCAGAGAGAGAAGAGTTTGACATATATAACCGTTACTCTACTACTATTGCAATTACTCCGAGAGAGGCTGACATTATACGCGATCGCACTTCAAACACTCATGTTGTTTCAATTCCGATGATGCAAAAGCCCGTTTCGATCGAAAATTCTTATTCTGGCCCTGCTATTTTTCCGGTCGGGCCGAACTCTTTTAATTTACAGGGGTACATTTACTTCCTCAAGAAAGTTTTACCCAAGGTTATGCAACAAATTCCGTCTTTTAGACTGCAAGTTACTGGTTCTTTTGGAAGTCATATCTCAGTGGAGCATGTAGATGGAGTTGTTTTTAGTGGTTTTATCCCAGACTTAACAGCCACGTATAAACAATCTAGTTTTTTGATTTGTCCGGTTTTTGGTGGCACCGGACAACCGGTAAAGATTGTAGAGGCAATGGCGCATGGGTTGCCTGTAGTTGCGCTTAAAGATGCGGCAAAGCGCTCTCCAATGCGACATCAGTTTAATGGATTGGTTGCTAACAACTCTGAGGAATTTAGCGAATATGTAATTCAACTGTGGCAAGATCGAAATCTTTGTCGCCAACTAGGTAATGCTGCCAGAGAAACCATCGCATCTGAATGCTCGCAAGATCTTCTTTGCGATTCCCTAGCTCGTGTCTTTCGGTAA
- a CDS encoding glycosyltransferase family 4 protein: MRILYDGQIYSWQAAGGINRYFANLIGRLPHDFYPSLTNCASRDVNFPNHPNLNIYFYQRFNFRPGRISLQVEKFYFRIISTWHKFDLVHPTYYESITGQGFQKFRYPVVLTVHDMIHELFSSQMDPTKACAETKKKAITAAQAIICISENTKQDLLKYYPIPEERITIIPHASEIDISLSYGDDSVPAQPYFLYVGSRASYKNFDRLLQAFANVVATFPDLQLCVVGSSFTKEEIRSIADLKLDSHLQYYSFLSDRHLAKLYRCSIAFVYPSLYEGFGIPPLEAMSCGTPVIASNTSSLPEVVADAGLLFNPLSTDELSDCLRFVLDNPANREQLVQKGFERAREFSWDKTVNQTLDVYRAVAS; the protein is encoded by the coding sequence ATGCGAATTCTTTACGATGGTCAGATCTATTCGTGGCAAGCTGCTGGCGGTATTAATCGATATTTTGCCAACCTTATTGGTCGGCTACCGCATGACTTTTATCCCAGCCTCACTAACTGTGCATCGCGGGACGTTAACTTCCCCAATCACCCTAATCTGAATATATACTTCTATCAAAGATTCAACTTTCGACCGGGACGTATTTCCCTACAAGTAGAAAAATTCTATTTCAGGATAATTAGTACTTGGCACAAATTTGACCTAGTGCATCCAACCTATTACGAGTCGATAACCGGACAAGGCTTTCAGAAATTTCGCTACCCCGTTGTTTTAACAGTTCACGATATGATTCATGAACTATTTTCGAGCCAGATGGATCCTACAAAAGCTTGTGCTGAAACAAAGAAAAAAGCCATTACTGCAGCCCAGGCGATAATCTGTATTTCTGAAAATACAAAACAGGATTTACTCAAGTACTATCCCATACCGGAAGAGCGAATAACCATAATCCCACATGCTTCTGAAATTGATATTAGTTTATCCTATGGTGACGATTCAGTGCCAGCCCAGCCTTACTTCTTATACGTCGGAAGCCGTGCTTCTTATAAAAACTTCGATCGCCTCCTTCAGGCATTTGCAAATGTAGTTGCTACCTTCCCAGATTTACAGTTATGTGTTGTAGGCTCGTCCTTCACTAAAGAAGAAATTCGTTCGATTGCCGATCTGAAACTGGATTCTCACCTCCAATACTATAGCTTTTTAAGCGATCGCCATCTTGCCAAACTTTATCGATGTAGTATTGCCTTTGTCTATCCTTCACTCTATGAAGGTTTTGGCATTCCTCCGTTAGAGGCAATGTCCTGTGGCACGCCTGTCATTGCCTCTAATACATCGAGCTTGCCTGAGGTAGTTGCTGATGCTGGCTTGCTCTTTAACCCACTTTCGACTGATGAATTAAGCGATTGCCTGAGATTTGTGCTCGATAATCCTGCCAACCGCGAGCAATTAGTGCAAAAAGGATTTGAGCGCGCTCGGGAATTCAGTTGGGACAAAACGGTTAACCAAACCCTTGATGTCTATCGTGCTGTAGCCTCTTAA
- a CDS encoding glycosyltransferase — MKHIVLTDPTLKGFEYGVLQDFKEEIIRVTSGHPVVMPRRKFPKLIEARLGHGTRYGGLRKLIPKIECDLKADVLWVVLMGAENFSLDLFKNWDRHIGIKILYIFDTFESQLPSIRRVLQSSKWDLAIASFHGALPFLEEQTQQKWHAIPQGVKLDRFQPVSKDEKLIDFSAYGRRLEKVHNSIKEYCWQTGKYYDYTTTSTVQPHLDPLESYRHYAWHLSHSFFTFSWPVELTNPKRVLTYSPITCRWFEAAASGTVILGQAPQDPEFEKLFGSDLVIPIDYTSCQEKLRSVWEELWENRDSYFQSALNAREKLLEKWSWESRIREILELVNLG; from the coding sequence TTGAAGCATATCGTTCTTACCGATCCTACTCTAAAGGGGTTTGAATATGGCGTACTACAAGATTTTAAAGAAGAAATAATTCGTGTCACTAGCGGTCATCCTGTTGTCATGCCGAGGCGGAAATTCCCAAAGTTAATTGAAGCTCGACTCGGACACGGTACTAGGTACGGAGGGTTGCGCAAATTAATTCCCAAAATTGAGTGCGATCTAAAGGCAGATGTACTTTGGGTTGTCCTTATGGGGGCAGAAAACTTTTCCCTCGACCTGTTCAAAAACTGGGATCGGCATATTGGAATTAAGATCCTCTACATATTTGATACTTTTGAAAGCCAACTACCTTCAATTCGTCGAGTTTTACAGTCGTCAAAATGGGATCTTGCGATCGCTTCTTTTCATGGAGCTTTACCTTTTTTAGAAGAACAAACTCAACAAAAATGGCATGCTATACCACAAGGAGTAAAACTCGATCGATTTCAGCCAGTTAGTAAAGATGAGAAGCTTATTGACTTTTCTGCCTATGGCCGTCGACTAGAAAAGGTTCATAACAGTATCAAAGAGTATTGTTGGCAAACGGGGAAGTACTATGACTATACAACTACATCGACTGTGCAACCGCATCTAGATCCTCTAGAGAGCTATAGACACTATGCTTGGCACCTTAGCCACAGTTTTTTTACATTCTCCTGGCCAGTAGAGTTAACAAATCCTAAAAGAGTTCTAACGTATAGCCCGATTACCTGCAGATGGTTTGAAGCGGCTGCTAGTGGAACTGTTATACTTGGGCAAGCGCCTCAAGACCCTGAATTCGAAAAATTGTTTGGTTCTGATTTAGTAATTCCCATCGATTATACAAGCTGCCAGGAGAAGCTAAGAAGCGTCTGGGAGGAACTGTGGGAGAATCGAGACAGTTATTTCCAGTCAGCACTAAACGCTAGAGAAAAATTACTTGAAAAGTGGAGTTGGGAAAGTCGGATACGGGAAATTTTAGAGCTAGTTAATTTAGGTTAG
- a CDS encoding glycosyltransferase family 4 protein, which yields MLRLAYFVSHPIQYQAPLLRLIATEPDIDLKVFFYSDFSLKSYKDPGFGRSISWDIPLTDGYKHHFLHCWGSSKYQGMLHQPFARDIFQQLQHGKFDIVWVHGWSWFCSLQAVIAANKLGIPVLMRGDSNSVSEPTNTLKRQVKKLFLSWLFKKVAGFLTVGTSNRQFYQNYGVDRDRLFFLPYAVDNEYFQQRASIASTNREELRKSLNLEAGRPIILYAAKLVDVKRPQDLLAAYQLLSTDGVQEPEPYLLFVGDGMLRPTLEAQARSTNWQSIRFLGFWNQSEIPAIYDLCDVFVLPSRFEPWGLVINEVMNAKRAVVVSDRVGCAPDLVKDEQNGRVFPVGDVKALAEAMRWAIAHHESAGESSFELIQQWSFQEDIRGLKQAMAFFN from the coding sequence ATGCTACGTTTAGCTTACTTTGTCTCCCATCCAATTCAATATCAGGCACCTTTGCTGCGGCTAATTGCAACAGAGCCAGATATCGATCTAAAAGTTTTTTTTTACAGCGACTTTTCTTTGAAGTCGTATAAAGATCCAGGCTTTGGAAGATCGATCTCGTGGGACATCCCATTGACAGACGGTTACAAGCACCATTTTTTGCATTGCTGGGGTAGTAGCAAATATCAAGGTATGTTACACCAGCCATTTGCTCGGGATATTTTTCAACAATTACAACATGGAAAGTTCGATATTGTCTGGGTGCATGGTTGGTCGTGGTTCTGTAGTTTACAAGCTGTCATCGCAGCTAATAAATTGGGAATTCCAGTCTTGATGCGGGGAGATTCTAATAGTGTCAGCGAACCAACAAATACGTTGAAAAGACAGGTGAAAAAACTTTTTTTGAGCTGGCTGTTTAAAAAAGTAGCGGGATTCCTTACCGTTGGTACTTCTAATCGTCAGTTTTATCAAAACTATGGAGTCGATCGCGATCGCTTGTTTTTTTTACCCTATGCGGTTGACAATGAATATTTTCAGCAACGAGCGTCGATCGCTAGTACCAATCGTGAAGAACTGCGCAAATCTCTTAATTTAGAGGCAGGAAGACCGATAATTCTTTATGCTGCCAAGCTTGTTGATGTCAAGCGTCCCCAGGATTTGCTCGCAGCTTATCAACTGCTATCAACCGATGGAGTTCAAGAACCCGAACCTTATTTATTGTTTGTGGGAGATGGGATGTTACGCCCGACTTTGGAAGCGCAGGCAAGGTCAACAAACTGGCAGTCAATTCGCTTCCTAGGTTTTTGGAACCAGTCAGAAATACCAGCAATCTACGATCTGTGCGATGTTTTTGTCCTACCCTCAAGGTTTGAACCTTGGGGATTGGTAATTAATGAGGTCATGAATGCAAAGAGGGCAGTAGTCGTAAGCGATCGCGTTGGGTGTGCTCCCGATCTGGTAAAAGATGAGCAAAACGGACGGGTTTTTCCAGTTGGAGATGTTAAGGCTTTGGCTGAAGCTATGCGTTGGGCGATCGCACACCACGAATCAGCCGGAGAAAGCAGTTTTGAACTGATTCAACAGTGGAGCTTTCAGGAAGATATTCGCGGACTCAAACAAGCTATGGCGTTTTTCAATTGA
- a CDS encoding glycosyltransferase, with protein sequence MKKVLIVGQALEVGRTEEVYGRGFSAFGCEVQHFTWTESKPSLFPNSLLNRAAWRVAWQPLAKLANQKLVKMADRFQPDLTLVISPLLLHPDSILAIKQHGLAFVFFTDNPVDAHRTHTNSWVRRGFPLWDAAFIWSQELVDRLLANGVKRAFFHPFCSDLEYHFPKRQQNPIYDVAFIGNWDASRKREQYLKAIANYRLGLWGSNYWNTHCQEPALKGLCQGMCSYQEIPEVLGSAKIGLNILRPQNEDGHNIRTYEIPATRTLMLSERSSTLLKLFGEDREAVYFSHPDELKQKVDYLLQNPALMTSIAEAGYKKALENTISARIEENFQIYEQIKNN encoded by the coding sequence ATGAAAAAAGTCTTGATTGTCGGCCAAGCGCTGGAAGTAGGACGTACTGAGGAAGTTTACGGGCGTGGCTTTTCAGCTTTTGGTTGTGAAGTGCAGCATTTTACGTGGACAGAGTCTAAACCCAGCCTATTTCCCAATTCGTTACTGAATAGAGCTGCCTGGCGAGTGGCATGGCAACCACTGGCAAAACTGGCAAATCAGAAGTTAGTGAAGATGGCAGATCGATTTCAACCAGATTTAACTTTAGTGATTTCACCGCTTTTGCTCCACCCCGATAGCATTCTGGCTATTAAACAGCATGGCTTAGCCTTTGTATTTTTTACAGATAATCCCGTAGATGCTCATCGTACTCACACTAATTCTTGGGTGCGGCGCGGGTTTCCCCTATGGGATGCGGCTTTCATTTGGAGTCAAGAGCTGGTCGATCGCTTGTTAGCAAATGGAGTTAAACGAGCTTTCTTCCACCCTTTTTGTAGCGATCTGGAATATCATTTTCCCAAGCGGCAGCAAAATCCAATTTATGATGTCGCATTTATTGGGAACTGGGATGCTAGCCGCAAGCGAGAGCAGTATTTAAAGGCGATTGCTAACTATCGCTTGGGACTATGGGGATCTAACTATTGGAATACTCACTGTCAAGAACCCGCGCTCAAAGGTTTATGCCAAGGGATGTGTAGTTATCAAGAAATTCCAGAAGTATTAGGCTCTGCTAAAATCGGCCTCAATATTTTGCGCCCCCAAAATGAAGACGGGCACAATATTAGAACATACGAAATTCCAGCGACAAGGACGCTAATGCTCAGCGAACGCAGCAGTACGTTACTGAAATTATTTGGAGAAGATAGGGAAGCAGTGTATTTTTCTCATCCTGATGAATTAAAACAAAAGGTAGACTACCTTTTGCAAAATCCTGCCCTCATGACATCCATTGCAGAAGCAGGATATAAAAAAGCCCTGGAGAATACAATTTCAGCAAGAATCGAAGAAAATTTCCAAATATACGAGCAAATCAAAAATAATTAG
- a CDS encoding glycosyltransferase family 4 protein, translating into MKVVISVWGRFHAFNLAQQLQKRGHLQQLISTYPSFAITKYGIDSQLIHSIWHLELLCRSWQRLPVRLRGDRNLQLWFAEQFDRSVTNYLSPGFDLFVGWSGFNFRSLQKAKEIGAKTVIERGSSHMLYQTEILKAEYERWGLKFTATHPGIYEREIESYGEADRIAVPSLFVKRTFLQQGITENKLIHVPYGTSLSEFYPVPKEDTIFRVIHCGALSLRKGVQYLLQAFSELNLPDAELWLVGSIAPEIKPFLAKYHSDRILYKGTHPQNRLRWFYSQCSVFCLASIEEGLAMVQAQAMACGLPVVHTTNTGGDDIVRDGMDGFCIPIRDVEALKEKILFFYDRSDRRNEMGRNALERARKSLSWDDYGEKIVRAYLETF; encoded by the coding sequence ATGAAAGTTGTTATCTCAGTATGGGGAAGATTTCATGCCTTTAATTTGGCTCAGCAACTGCAAAAAAGAGGACATTTACAACAATTAATTTCCACTTATCCAAGTTTTGCAATTACCAAGTATGGTATCGACAGTCAGTTAATTCATTCTATATGGCATCTGGAACTTTTATGCCGCAGTTGGCAGCGCTTACCAGTTCGGTTGAGAGGCGATCGCAATTTACAGCTTTGGTTTGCAGAGCAATTCGATCGCTCAGTTACAAATTATTTGTCGCCAGGTTTTGACTTGTTTGTAGGTTGGTCTGGATTTAACTTCCGGTCGTTGCAGAAGGCTAAAGAAATAGGCGCAAAAACAGTAATTGAGCGAGGTAGCAGTCACATGCTTTACCAAACAGAAATCCTCAAAGCAGAATACGAACGATGGGGATTAAAATTTACTGCGACACATCCTGGGATATACGAAAGAGAAATCGAGTCCTATGGTGAAGCTGACCGAATAGCCGTTCCCAGTCTATTCGTAAAACGCACTTTTTTGCAGCAGGGAATAACCGAAAACAAGTTAATCCACGTTCCCTATGGCACCTCTCTATCAGAATTTTATCCAGTTCCTAAAGAAGATACTATTTTTCGGGTCATACACTGCGGGGCACTATCCCTGCGTAAGGGCGTACAGTATTTATTGCAAGCTTTTTCCGAATTAAATCTGCCCGATGCCGAACTGTGGCTTGTCGGTTCGATCGCTCCAGAGATAAAGCCATTTTTAGCTAAATATCATAGCGATCGCATCCTTTATAAAGGTACGCACCCTCAAAATCGCTTGCGCTGGTTTTATTCTCAGTGTTCGGTATTTTGCCTTGCCTCTATTGAAGAAGGTTTGGCTATGGTGCAAGCACAGGCTATGGCGTGCGGCCTACCTGTAGTTCATACAACCAATACAGGGGGAGATGATATCGTGCGAGATGGGATGGATGGTTTTTGCATACCGATTCGGGATGTAGAAGCTTTGAAAGAAAAAATACTTTTTTTCTACGATCGCTCTGATCGGCGAAATGAGATGGGAAGAAATGCCTTAGAGCGGGCGCGCAAGTCACTATCTTGGGATGACTATGGTGAAAAGATTGTCCGTGCCTATCTAGAAACCTTTTAG
- a CDS encoding alpha-1,2-fucosyltransferase codes for MHPHSQFLVYPQLPRAGLGNMLLVWARAILFAHINSFPIVTPAWGQFAIGPYLRGERDKRYYGHLFSRRNYVSRFTYLLASLKKPHVHNNPAISKLELPDLEFQASGYHLFIFNQLPHWSDFFVDLKEHQPIVKDKLLSSIRPSVLAAISKRSAPQIGVHIRMGDFRTLKPGDDFTQLGGVRTPFSWFIRVIDTIREIAGCDVPVTIFSDGRDCELSELLKLPQACRAPTTSALSDMLTLSKSKLLIASSGSTFSYWASYLGQCPTIWHPAHFHGGVFPQDVSQIKFEGGFDPQSTSVPDLLIHNLRSAFKASYSSLK; via the coding sequence ATGCATCCACACTCTCAATTCTTAGTTTATCCCCAATTACCCAGGGCAGGTTTAGGCAATATGCTTCTGGTATGGGCGAGGGCAATTTTATTTGCCCATATTAATAGTTTTCCTATTGTTACACCTGCTTGGGGTCAGTTTGCGATCGGGCCTTATTTAAGGGGCGAACGGGATAAGAGGTATTACGGCCATCTATTTTCTCGCAGAAATTATGTATCCAGGTTTACTTATTTATTAGCGAGTTTAAAGAAACCACACGTTCACAATAATCCGGCTATATCCAAGCTAGAACTACCCGATTTAGAATTTCAAGCATCAGGCTATCATCTATTTATTTTTAACCAATTACCCCATTGGAGTGACTTCTTCGTAGATTTAAAAGAGCATCAACCGATCGTCAAAGATAAATTACTCTCAAGCATTCGCCCATCCGTACTTGCAGCTATTTCTAAGCGATCTGCACCCCAAATTGGCGTGCATATTCGCATGGGTGACTTTAGAACTCTGAAACCGGGAGATGATTTTACCCAATTAGGTGGCGTGCGCACCCCTTTTAGCTGGTTCATTAGGGTTATCGATACTATTAGGGAAATAGCTGGTTGTGACGTGCCTGTAACTATATTTTCAGATGGCCGCGATTGCGAGCTAAGCGAACTGCTAAAACTTCCCCAAGCGTGTCGCGCTCCCACTACCTCTGCCCTATCCGATATGCTCACTTTGTCAAAAAGTAAGCTTTTGATTGCTTCTAGTGGCAGTACGTTTAGCTATTGGGCTTCATATTTAGGACAGTGTCCTACTATATGGCATCCAGCACATTTTCACGGAGGAGTGTTTCCACAAGATGTCAGCCAGATCAAATTTGAAGGGGGCTTCGATCCTCAGTCAACGAGCGTTCCAGATTTACTGATTCATAACCTCAGATCGGCATTTAAAGCTTCCTATAGCAGTCTGAAATGA
- a CDS encoding glycosyltransferase produces MGKKSIGIVIYANPDYYPPTVNAVHLLSQYFDIVLIGRNQDPPDREYPDNVKVYRLGEYTTVREREQISAKAKLWEYINFVARSRHLLKGVSLIYAYDPFGYIASCICQLRLGQKLPLVYQCHEISDRLAPLSSLTGLVQRAERAWIDKADVIIFPDKDRAIFFQQQAANLKKEPLIVPNFPLKAYFKISEDWNLLIEKRRSHITLFYRGSISDSSAMLESITAASFLDIDVNIKFVGFLTAPNAEKLIGWVEQMKMSDSFSYLGTLPYQDLQPLTLAATIGFALYKSTHFDRLACVTACNKIYEYAACGLPAIVSDFPNYRKYLSNETWVRFADPNNPESIASAIRDILSDFENYQTMCLAARKAFEERYNYESAFSPLHAKIDELIRYSK; encoded by the coding sequence ATGGGTAAAAAAAGTATTGGGATAGTTATCTATGCCAATCCCGACTACTATCCGCCAACAGTCAACGCCGTACATTTATTATCGCAATATTTTGATATAGTTTTAATCGGGCGCAATCAAGATCCTCCCGATCGCGAATATCCCGATAATGTTAAAGTCTACCGACTGGGGGAATACACAACGGTACGGGAACGAGAGCAGATAAGTGCTAAAGCCAAGCTTTGGGAATATATCAACTTTGTGGCTCGATCGCGACATCTTCTCAAAGGAGTATCCCTCATTTATGCTTACGATCCATTTGGCTATATCGCATCTTGCATTTGTCAATTGCGATTGGGACAGAAACTTCCACTAGTCTACCAATGTCATGAAATTAGCGATCGCCTGGCTCCTCTCTCTTCCTTGACAGGACTAGTTCAGCGAGCCGAACGAGCCTGGATAGATAAAGCTGATGTTATTATTTTCCCTGACAAAGACCGAGCGATATTTTTCCAGCAACAGGCAGCGAATCTTAAAAAGGAACCGCTAATTGTTCCTAATTTCCCTTTAAAAGCTTATTTTAAAATTTCAGAAGATTGGAATTTGTTAATTGAGAAACGTCGATCCCATATTACGCTCTTCTACAGAGGCTCCATCTCAGATAGCAGTGCCATGTTGGAAAGTATAACTGCAGCCTCCTTTTTAGATATAGACGTTAATATTAAATTTGTGGGGTTCCTTACCGCTCCTAATGCGGAAAAGCTGATCGGCTGGGTGGAACAGATGAAAATGTCAGACAGTTTTTCCTATTTAGGTACCCTACCTTATCAAGATTTACAACCTCTTACATTGGCTGCAACAATAGGCTTTGCTCTCTACAAAAGTACTCATTTCGATCGCTTAGCTTGCGTGACTGCTTGCAATAAAATATACGAGTACGCAGCTTGTGGCTTACCTGCGATCGTGAGCGATTTCCCTAATTATCGGAAATATCTTAGTAATGAGACTTGGGTGCGCTTTGCCGATCCCAACAACCCTGAATCCATTGCTTCTGCTATTCGGGATATCTTGAGCGACTTTGAGAATTATCAGACAATGTGTTTAGCAGCTAGAAAGGCATTTGAAGAAAGGTATAATTACGAGTCAGCTTTTTCTCCTCTGCATGCAAAAATAGACGAACTGATTAGATATTCCAAATAA